A stretch of Mucilaginibacter terrae DNA encodes these proteins:
- a CDS encoding CPBP family intramembrane glutamic endopeptidase: protein MKQMLSNYREWLRLAVAVCLMAAALIGSGFIDVPYVPVGLLLVVLVNWIMFRSEKFDFSALGFDLNRRHLLLVPLGLLLGMLAYMLSYCLGAFIRGNELRVNTVVEWKEFFNQFWRVLPTAAVQDFLVVGYCYHKLIRLTNVKVATTVVGLVFVAMHDVWGASIANNLFYALGLFAGYLMLSTALIRSGSIWLVIGLHWGNNFTNSFVFTFKRSHTSWLYLSGPMEVFTNWQGIGLLVAFLLNSVSVIMLVRFFWRNRLLCYRY, encoded by the coding sequence ATGAAACAAATGTTATCCAATTATCGAGAGTGGCTGCGTTTAGCCGTTGCTGTGTGTTTAATGGCTGCGGCTTTGATTGGCAGTGGTTTTATAGATGTACCCTATGTACCTGTAGGCCTGCTGCTGGTGGTACTAGTCAACTGGATCATGTTCCGTTCTGAAAAATTTGATTTTTCAGCTTTAGGCTTTGATCTGAACCGGCGTCACCTGCTACTTGTCCCGCTAGGTTTACTGCTTGGGATGCTGGCTTACATGTTGTCCTACTGTTTAGGCGCCTTCATCAGGGGTAATGAGTTGCGGGTTAATACCGTAGTTGAATGGAAGGAGTTCTTTAACCAGTTCTGGCGGGTACTACCAACAGCGGCAGTTCAGGATTTTCTGGTCGTCGGTTATTGCTATCATAAGTTGATCCGGCTAACCAATGTAAAGGTAGCGACAACGGTCGTGGGCTTAGTTTTTGTGGCGATGCACGATGTTTGGGGTGCCAGCATAGCCAATAATCTATTCTATGCTTTAGGTTTGTTTGCAGGGTATCTCATGCTTTCTACAGCGCTTATACGTTCAGGGAGCATCTGGCTGGTAATCGGGTTGCACTGGGGAAATAACTTCACTAATTCGTTTGTGTTTACATTTAAACGCTCACACACTTCCTGGCTCTACCTGAGTGGTCCGATGGAAGTATTTACAAACTGGCAAGGAATCGGGCTTTTGGTCGCTTTTCTGCTCAACTCGGTTAGTGTGATTATGCTGGTGCGGTTCTTCTGGCGCAACCGCCTCCTTTGCTATAGGTATTGA
- a CDS encoding FMN-binding negative transcriptional regulator, which translates to MYTPKHFELTDVAEAVAFMKQYSFATLINVNGNIPEATHLPFLIKQEGEQVILSSHLARANPQAEYIAKGTSLIIFTEPHAYIAPTHYEKELNVPTWNYIAIHAYGEAKIVTDEVAQLKALEEMIASYDAAYLQQWAGLPIDYKLKLCKAIVVFNITVTDLQGKKKLSQNRNDADRESIIKAFSQSKDFNEQVIGEYMRKEK; encoded by the coding sequence ATGTACACCCCAAAACATTTCGAATTAACCGATGTGGCCGAAGCTGTAGCTTTTATGAAGCAGTATAGCTTTGCCACCTTGATTAATGTAAATGGAAATATACCCGAGGCTACTCACCTGCCCTTTTTAATTAAACAAGAGGGTGAACAAGTGATCCTATCTTCCCATTTGGCCAGGGCCAATCCTCAGGCTGAATACATCGCCAAGGGCACATCACTGATTATTTTTACCGAACCTCATGCTTACATTGCTCCTACTCATTATGAAAAGGAACTGAATGTACCCACCTGGAATTACATAGCTATACATGCCTACGGTGAAGCTAAAATAGTTACCGATGAAGTTGCACAACTAAAGGCGCTCGAAGAGATGATAGCATCATATGATGCTGCTTACCTGCAACAATGGGCTGGTTTGCCAATAGATTACAAACTCAAGTTGTGTAAAGCTATTGTGGTATTTAACATTACAGTAACCGATTTGCAAGGCAAAAAGAAACTCAGTCAAAACCGTAATGATGCTGACCGGGAATCTATCATCAAAGCTTTTAGCCAGAGCAAGGATTTTAATGAGCAGGTTATTGGGGAGTATATGAGGAAAGAAAAGTAA
- the argG gene encoding argininosuccinate synthase, with product MKKKVVLAYSGGLDTSFCCIYLTRDLGHEVHSVIVNTGGFSDEELKQVEERAFKMGVTSHHVVDETTNFYNTCVRYLIYGNVLKNNTYPLSVSAERVSQATAIANYAKEIGAEYVAHGSTGAGNDQVRFDMIFNILVPNVQILTPIRDLKLSREEEIEYLKKHGVEMNFEKAKYSINKGIWGTSVGGKETLTSNLGLPEDAWPTPVTSTETKHIELEFVKGELVSIDGAKYDHPAKAIQALQAIAQPYGIGRDIHVGDTIIGIKGRVGFEAAAPMIIIKAHNTLEKHVLTKWQLSWKEQLSSFYGNWLHEGQFHDPIMRNIEAFLDDTQANVTGKVFVELNPYRFQVTGIESAHDLMSNKFGSYGEMNNAWSGEDVKGFSKIFGNQVMIYHKVNG from the coding sequence ATGAAGAAAAAAGTAGTTTTAGCCTATAGCGGCGGATTGGACACCTCATTTTGCTGCATCTACTTAACCCGCGATCTGGGTCATGAAGTACACTCGGTAATTGTAAACACCGGTGGTTTTAGCGACGAAGAACTGAAACAGGTTGAAGAGCGTGCCTTTAAAATGGGCGTTACCTCACACCACGTAGTTGACGAAACTACCAACTTTTACAACACTTGTGTACGTTATTTAATATACGGTAATGTATTAAAAAACAACACTTATCCCCTATCGGTTAGCGCCGAGCGTGTTAGCCAGGCTACGGCCATTGCCAACTACGCCAAAGAAATTGGTGCCGAGTACGTAGCACACGGTAGCACCGGTGCAGGTAATGATCAGGTTCGTTTTGATATGATCTTTAATATCCTGGTGCCTAATGTTCAGATTTTAACTCCCATCCGTGATTTAAAATTGAGTCGCGAAGAAGAGATAGAGTACCTGAAAAAGCACGGTGTTGAAATGAACTTTGAAAAAGCAAAGTATTCTATCAACAAAGGTATTTGGGGCACATCAGTTGGCGGTAAAGAGACTTTGACTTCAAATTTGGGTTTACCTGAAGATGCATGGCCTACCCCGGTTACTTCAACCGAAACCAAACACATTGAGCTTGAATTTGTAAAAGGCGAATTGGTTAGCATCGATGGTGCTAAATATGACCATCCGGCTAAAGCTATTCAGGCATTGCAGGCTATTGCCCAGCCTTACGGCATTGGCCGTGATATTCACGTAGGTGATACCATTATTGGTATTAAAGGCCGCGTAGGCTTTGAGGCTGCTGCTCCAATGATTATTATTAAAGCACACAACACGTTAGAAAAGCACGTGTTAACCAAATGGCAGCTTTCATGGAAAGAGCAGCTATCGTCTTTCTATGGCAACTGGTTGCACGAAGGTCAGTTCCACGACCCTATTATGCGTAACATCGAGGCTTTTCTGGATGACACTCAGGCTAATGTAACCGGTAAGGTATTTGTTGAACTTAATCCTTACCGTTTCCAGGTAACAGGCATTGAATCTGCTCACGATTTAATGTCGAACAAATTTGGCAGCTACGGCGAAATGAACAACGCATGGAGCGGTGAAGACGTTAAAGGCTTCTCAAAAATATTTGGCAACCAGGTGATGATTTATCACAAAGTAAACGGCTAA
- a CDS encoding GNAT family N-acetyltransferase gives MTLQDFDIIVAAEKHADYATQICDEMAASAKARGTGIAQRSPEYVANKMLEGKAVIALHKDGTWAGFCYIETWSHGDFVANSGLIVNPEFRKVGLAKAVKMAVFQLSRDKYPHAKIFGLTTGLAVMKINSELGYEPVTYSELTQDEDFWKGCRSCVNYDILTSKERKNCMCTAMLWDPEDKQKQFEENLKKITHKATLLERIENALKKSLKNIHF, from the coding sequence ATGACCTTACAAGATTTTGATATAATTGTTGCAGCTGAAAAGCACGCTGATTACGCTACACAAATTTGCGATGAAATGGCGGCATCGGCCAAGGCTCGCGGTACCGGTATTGCACAGCGTTCGCCTGAGTATGTTGCCAATAAAATGCTCGAAGGAAAGGCCGTAATTGCCTTGCACAAGGATGGCACATGGGCAGGTTTTTGCTACATCGAAACCTGGAGCCATGGCGACTTTGTGGCCAACTCGGGCCTCATTGTTAATCCGGAGTTTAGAAAAGTTGGTTTAGCTAAAGCCGTTAAAATGGCCGTATTCCAGTTATCGCGCGATAAATATCCTCACGCCAAAATATTTGGTTTAACAACGGGCTTGGCCGTAATGAAGATAAATTCTGAACTGGGTTACGAACCTGTTACCTACTCTGAACTTACCCAGGACGAAGACTTTTGGAAAGGATGCCGCAGTTGTGTTAACTACGATATTTTAACTTCGAAAGAGCGCAAAAACTGCATGTGTACCGCCATGCTGTGGGACCCTGAAGACAAGCAAAAACAGTTTGAAGAAAACTTAAAAAAGATAACCCATAAGGCCACCTTATTGGAGCGTATTGAAAATGCGCTTAAAAAGAGCCTTAAGAACATACATTTTTAA
- a CDS encoding GNAT family N-acetyltransferase has translation MRIKRIDVDEIGLVSNLFNQYRVFYKQPSDEAASSSFLLQRLSNNESVIFVALDETDKPVGFTQLYPKYSSARLTKNWILNDLYVAQDHRKKGIGEQLIKTAMEFGKQTGATFIQLETQKENYTAQSLYKAIGFEQQVLTDDFLLFKITI, from the coding sequence ATGAGAATTAAAAGAATTGATGTTGATGAAATTGGCCTTGTTTCCAATCTGTTCAATCAGTACCGGGTGTTTTATAAACAACCGTCTGACGAAGCTGCATCGTCATCATTTCTTTTACAGCGTTTAAGCAATAACGAGTCGGTAATATTTGTGGCTTTAGATGAAACGGATAAACCGGTAGGCTTTACGCAATTATATCCAAAGTATTCGTCGGCAAGGCTTACCAAGAACTGGATCTTAAACGATCTGTATGTTGCTCAGGATCATCGAAAAAAAGGAATTGGGGAGCAACTGATAAAAACGGCTATGGAATTTGGCAAACAAACCGGGGCAACATTTATTCAGCTCGAAACCCAAAAGGAAAACTACACTGCTCAAAGCCTTTACAAGGCTATTGGCTTTGAACAACAGGTGTTAACCGACGATTTTTTATTATTCAAAATAACCATATAA
- a CDS encoding undecaprenyl-phosphate glucose phosphotransferase, with amino-acid sequence MSHRYATFIKAINLSVDYVILNVSMILAYIIVDKSYIIWINNKNYLPIVLVFNLIWLLSANITRFYEQVLNKDSIKTFRGVFKTYLLFVSLICFTVLIIIGTKAYSITRQYLFYALALFGFLIGIWKLVFLAIRRSDRAMLTDFRQAVIVGGGRIGNDLYNFIIHNPERGYKILGFFEDNVNGIKPDLYLGGVDECIQYVKDNRVDEIFCTLPNTEAEKIERLMMDADKNLIRFKLIPEFYYTHKPTFVQNFGHIPVISIRPEPLENMLNRFFKRLFDIVFSIFVIVFIFSWLMPILAIIIKVTSPGSVFFVQRRSGRDNESFNCYKFRSMQVNKDSDSKQATRGDARITKIGAFMRKTNLDELPQFFNVLLGNMTVVGPRPHMLKHTEEYSHLIDQFMVRHFLKPGITGWAQVNGLRGETKTTEDMLQRVEADVWYLENWSFLLDLKIIFLTFYGTVKGDKNAF; translated from the coding sequence ATGAGCCATAGATACGCTACTTTCATAAAAGCCATCAATCTTTCTGTTGATTATGTGATTTTGAATGTGAGTATGATTTTGGCTTACATCATTGTTGATAAATCCTATATAATATGGATAAACAATAAAAATTACCTTCCCATTGTATTGGTGTTTAATTTAATATGGCTATTATCGGCTAATATTACCAGGTTTTATGAGCAAGTACTTAATAAAGATTCCATTAAAACCTTCCGTGGAGTATTTAAAACTTATTTGCTTTTTGTAAGTCTTATTTGTTTTACAGTACTTATTATCATAGGTACTAAAGCATACTCCATAACCAGGCAATATCTTTTTTATGCCCTGGCTTTATTTGGTTTTTTAATTGGTATATGGAAGCTGGTTTTTTTGGCTATCCGCAGAAGCGACAGGGCTATGCTTACCGATTTTAGGCAGGCTGTAATTGTAGGCGGTGGCCGTATAGGTAATGACCTTTATAATTTTATTATCCACAACCCTGAAAGGGGATATAAAATATTAGGATTTTTTGAGGATAATGTAAATGGTATTAAGCCCGACCTGTACTTGGGTGGGGTAGACGAGTGTATTCAATACGTTAAAGATAACCGGGTAGATGAAATTTTTTGTACTCTACCTAATACTGAGGCCGAAAAAATTGAACGCCTTATGATGGATGCCGATAAAAACCTCATCAGGTTTAAGCTCATCCCTGAGTTTTATTATACTCATAAGCCAACCTTTGTGCAAAATTTTGGCCACATACCGGTAATTTCTATTCGGCCCGAGCCATTGGAGAATATGTTGAACCGGTTTTTTAAACGCCTGTTCGACATCGTATTTTCTATATTTGTTATTGTATTTATATTTAGTTGGTTAATGCCTATACTGGCAATCATCATTAAAGTAACATCACCAGGTTCTGTATTTTTTGTACAACGCCGTTCGGGCCGCGATAATGAGTCGTTTAACTGCTACAAGTTTAGAAGCATGCAGGTTAATAAAGATTCTGACTCAAAACAAGCCACTCGTGGCGATGCCCGTATTACCAAAATTGGTGCTTTCATGCGTAAAACTAATCTTGATGAATTACCGCAGTTTTTCAATGTATTGTTAGGTAATATGACTGTGGTAGGTCCACGTCCGCATATGCTTAAACACACTGAAGAGTATTCGCATCTAATTGATCAGTTTATGGTTCGCCACTTTTTAAAACCTGGTATTACCGGTTGGGCTCAGGTAAACGGTTTACGTGGCGAAACAAAAACAACTGAAGATATGCTTCAGCGTGTAGAAGCCGATGTATGGTACCTCGAAAATTGGTCGTTCCTGCTCGATTTAAAGATTATTTTCCTTACTTTTTATGGCACTGTTAAGGGCGATAAAAATGCATTTTAA
- a CDS encoding 2'-5' RNA ligase family protein produces MNDAPLILTLMLDGESQQYFNKLRKAHFPPERNYLDAHLTLFHHLPANEVQVIKDIELAAANQPFLQLQVSGIKSIGNGVAFNIESPQLKQLHNYLQQLWLEWLISQDKQKLWPHITIQNKVAPDVAMLLKAQLEQGFKPFAINGLGLALYEYHGGPWKFVQEFRFSG; encoded by the coding sequence ATGAACGATGCGCCTTTAATATTAACGTTGATGCTTGACGGCGAAAGCCAGCAATATTTTAATAAACTGCGCAAGGCGCATTTTCCACCTGAACGCAACTATCTGGATGCACATTTAACGTTGTTTCATCATCTCCCGGCTAATGAAGTTCAGGTTATTAAGGATATTGAACTGGCCGCAGCTAACCAGCCATTTCTACAATTACAGGTTAGCGGCATAAAAAGTATCGGTAATGGTGTAGCTTTTAATATAGAAAGTCCTCAGTTAAAACAGTTGCACAATTACTTGCAACAGCTTTGGTTGGAATGGCTCATATCGCAGGATAAACAAAAGCTATGGCCGCACATTACCATACAAAATAAAGTTGCCCCCGATGTAGCAATGTTACTCAAAGCGCAATTAGAGCAGGGTTTTAAACCTTTTGCTATTAATGGATTGGGATTAGCCTTATATGAATACCACGGCGGCCCATGGAAGTTTGTACAGGAATTTAGATTTAGTGGTTAA
- a CDS encoding Fic family protein gives MAHTLDIIDKLFNDLNALQPIKSEDKNRLDKKFRLEFNYNSNHMEGNTLTYGETELLLMFDDTLGNHQLREYEEIKAHDLAYHIIEDLAKDTERPLTEQIIKNLNEIILVRPYWKDAITPDGHNTRRQIKVGSYKEYPNSVRLQNGEMFEYASPTETPAKMQELIEWYREEESVLHPITLASMLHYKFVCIHPFDDGNGRIARLLMNYVLLKNNFPPVVIKSADKNNYLRALHIADLGDYEALITYVAENAIWSLELSIKAAKGESLEETGDFVKEIELLKRKASSQKTPKSPLVIYETFNQIKNKLWRSVNGILQHFDDLFNEAKSIYKLNGWNENFETRTVSTFNIPFTKEVSDKPKALKIFGYDIYSEDIEKLEFVNIMYGLRGSIKPENLSLKLEVNFNLYDYLFKIKLNDKSIFESRKIYKEIFLDNEISEINVVTQKHILEFLKEKMN, from the coding sequence ATGGCACATACTTTAGATATTATAGATAAATTATTTAATGATTTAAATGCTCTTCAACCTATAAAATCTGAGGATAAAAACCGTCTTGATAAAAAATTCAGATTAGAATTCAATTACAATTCTAATCATATGGAGGGAAACACCCTTACCTATGGCGAAACGGAACTATTATTAATGTTTGATGATACATTAGGCAATCATCAATTGCGTGAGTATGAAGAAATTAAAGCGCATGATTTAGCATATCATATAATCGAAGACTTAGCCAAAGATACAGAGCGTCCGCTTACTGAACAGATAATAAAAAATTTAAACGAGATCATTTTAGTTCGGCCATATTGGAAAGATGCAATAACGCCTGATGGCCATAATACACGTAGACAAATAAAGGTAGGCTCTTACAAAGAATATCCAAATTCAGTACGGCTTCAAAATGGTGAAATGTTTGAATACGCTTCACCAACTGAAACCCCGGCAAAAATGCAAGAATTGATAGAATGGTACCGTGAAGAAGAATCTGTACTACATCCTATCACTTTAGCATCTATGTTACACTATAAATTTGTATGCATACATCCTTTTGATGATGGAAACGGAAGAATTGCACGGTTATTAATGAACTATGTACTGCTTAAGAATAATTTCCCACCGGTCGTAATTAAATCAGCCGATAAAAACAACTATTTGCGCGCATTACACATTGCCGATTTAGGAGACTATGAAGCCTTGATAACTTATGTTGCTGAAAACGCTATTTGGTCTTTAGAATTATCGATAAAAGCAGCTAAAGGAGAATCATTGGAAGAAACAGGTGATTTTGTTAAAGAAATTGAATTGTTAAAACGCAAAGCATCTTCGCAAAAAACACCCAAATCTCCTTTAGTAATTTATGAAACGTTCAATCAAATTAAAAATAAATTATGGAGATCAGTAAATGGTATTCTACAACATTTCGATGATTTATTTAATGAAGCTAAGAGTATATACAAACTGAATGGATGGAACGAAAACTTTGAGACGAGAACTGTTTCAACATTTAATATTCCTTTTACCAAAGAAGTATCGGATAAACCGAAAGCTTTAAAAATATTCGGGTATGACATTTATTCAGAAGACATTGAAAAACTTGAGTTTGTAAATATCATGTATGGTTTAAGGGGCTCAATTAAACCTGAAAATTTATCGCTAAAATTAGAAGTTAACTTTAACCTCTATGATTATCTATTTAAGATTAAATTAAATGACAAATCTATTTTTGAGTCAAGGAAAATTTATAAAGAAATTTTTCTTGATAATGAAATAAGTGAAATTAATGTTGTTACACAAAAGCACATTTTGGAATTTTTGAAAGAAAAAATGAACTAA
- a CDS encoding aspartate aminotransferase family protein yields the protein MNLFDVYPINPINIVKGVGSLVYDDRGTEYLDLYGGHAVISIGHTNPHYVKRLEDQLHKIGFYSNSIEIPLQKQLAEKLGQVSGKDDYQLFLCNSGAEANENALKLASFYNGKKKVIAFRKAFHGRTSLAVAATDNPKIVAPVNETDNVIFLPWCDEAALEQAFAQNEVSSVIIEGIQGVGGIQVATESFLQKIRSLCDEHNAVFIADSVQCGYGRTGKFYSHDFAGVNADIYSMAKGMGNGFPIGAISISPKIKPAYGMLGTTFGGNHLACAAALAVLEEIEQNNLMQNAAEVGEYLIEELKKFEQVKEVRGRGLMIGIELPEELAHVRKELLNKHHIFTGEAKPNVVRLLPALNLTKAHADQFLDAFAQTLKAANVTA from the coding sequence ATGAATTTATTTGATGTTTACCCTATAAACCCTATCAACATTGTTAAAGGTGTTGGCAGCTTGGTTTATGATGATAGAGGAACTGAATATTTAGACTTATATGGCGGTCACGCCGTAATATCAATTGGCCACACCAACCCGCATTATGTAAAGCGTTTGGAAGACCAGTTGCATAAAATTGGTTTTTACTCAAACTCGATAGAAATTCCATTGCAAAAGCAACTGGCCGAAAAATTGGGCCAGGTATCGGGCAAAGATGATTACCAGTTGTTCTTGTGTAACTCAGGTGCCGAAGCTAATGAGAACGCATTAAAACTTGCGTCTTTTTACAACGGTAAAAAGAAAGTCATTGCTTTCCGCAAGGCATTTCATGGTCGTACCTCATTAGCTGTTGCCGCTACCGATAACCCTAAAATTGTTGCCCCGGTAAACGAAACCGACAACGTGATATTTTTACCATGGTGCGATGAAGCGGCTTTAGAGCAGGCATTCGCCCAAAACGAGGTATCGTCGGTTATTATTGAAGGCATACAAGGCGTAGGCGGCATACAGGTGGCTACCGAAAGCTTTTTGCAAAAGATCAGATCGCTTTGTGATGAGCATAACGCTGTGTTTATTGCCGATTCTGTTCAGTGCGGCTATGGTCGTACAGGTAAATTCTACTCACACGACTTTGCCGGAGTTAATGCTGATATTTACAGTATGGCTAAGGGCATGGGTAATGGTTTCCCAATTGGAGCTATCAGCATTTCGCCTAAAATTAAACCAGCTTACGGTATGCTGGGCACTACTTTTGGCGGTAATCATTTGGCTTGTGCTGCTGCATTGGCCGTGTTAGAAGAAATTGAGCAGAACAACCTGATGCAAAACGCTGCCGAGGTAGGCGAATACTTAATTGAGGAGCTGAAAAAGTTTGAACAGGTTAAAGAAGTTCGCGGTCGTGGTTTAATGATAGGTATTGAGTTACCCGAAGAATTAGCCCATGTACGTAAAGAATTACTGAACAAGCATCACATATTTACAGGAGAGGCTAAGCCAAATGTGGTAAGATTATTACCCGCATTAAACTTAACCAAAGCACACGCCGACCAATTTTTAGATGCCTTTGCGCAAACATTAAAAGCAGCAAACGTAACTGCATAA
- a CDS encoding helix-turn-helix domain-containing protein yields MTPIQTARIVKEARLQKALTQKELAALAGISLRSLQRIEKGEVLPRAYTWRQLGFYVNLQAAQPLNSPVPEAAMNVSNFNLPRKWIMSVALLVVIILAFSAFVIQSPTFPETLFEMVNMFLVGSILYAVFLYRIWR; encoded by the coding sequence ATGACCCCCATTCAAACCGCAAGGATTGTGAAAGAGGCGCGTCTGCAAAAAGCACTGACACAAAAAGAACTTGCCGCCTTAGCAGGCATCAGCCTGCGTTCACTTCAGCGCATTGAGAAAGGAGAGGTGCTGCCAAGAGCGTATACCTGGCGGCAACTGGGTTTCTATGTTAACCTACAGGCAGCACAGCCCTTAAATTCACCCGTTCCAGAAGCCGCTATGAACGTTTCCAATTTTAATTTGCCCCGAAAGTGGATAATGAGTGTGGCATTACTGGTCGTGATTATTTTAGCTTTCAGTGCTTTCGTGATCCAGTCACCCACCTTTCCCGAGACACTTTTTGAAATGGTTAACATGTTTTTGGTCGGAAGTATACTTTACGCAGTGTTTTTGTATAGAATCTGGAGATAG
- a CDS encoding N-acetylornithine carbamoyltransferase: MKQFTSVHDVTNINALVAEALELKSNPYAHQELGKNKTIGLVFLNPSLRTRMSTQKAALNLGMNAMVLNIDKEGWALELQDGAVMNGTTVEHVREAAAVLGQYVDIIGVRSFPGLKNREEDYTEQVFNKFVEYCGVPIVSLESATRHPLQSLADLITITELKTVDRPKVVLTWAPHIKPLPQAVPNSFAEWMCKADVDFVITHPEGYELSEDFTQGATITHKQDEALAGADFVYVKNWSAYEPYGAVTGVHPEWMLNNEKLKATNDAKVMHCLPVRRNLELSDEILDGPNSIVIHEAGNRVWAAQVVLKQLLQTL, from the coding sequence ATGAAACAATTCACATCAGTACACGACGTTACCAACATCAACGCCTTAGTGGCCGAAGCTTTAGAATTGAAGAGCAATCCGTATGCTCATCAGGAGCTGGGTAAAAACAAGACCATTGGTTTGGTTTTTTTGAACCCAAGCTTGCGTACCCGCATGAGTACGCAAAAAGCTGCACTCAATTTAGGCATGAACGCTATGGTGCTCAATATTGATAAAGAAGGATGGGCGCTGGAACTGCAGGATGGCGCTGTGATGAACGGAACCACAGTTGAGCACGTACGCGAAGCCGCCGCCGTTTTAGGGCAGTATGTTGATATTATCGGCGTGCGCTCTTTCCCCGGACTTAAAAACCGCGAAGAGGATTATACCGAGCAGGTGTTTAACAAGTTTGTGGAGTATTGCGGTGTGCCTATCGTGAGCCTGGAATCGGCCACCCGCCACCCGTTGCAAAGCCTGGCCGATTTAATTACCATTACCGAGCTTAAAACGGTTGATCGCCCTAAAGTGGTGTTAACCTGGGCTCCGCATATTAAGCCGCTGCCACAAGCTGTACCCAACTCGTTTGCCGAGTGGATGTGTAAAGCCGATGTTGATTTTGTGATCACTCACCCCGAGGGTTACGAATTAAGCGAAGACTTTACCCAGGGCGCAACCATTACCCATAAACAGGACGAAGCCCTTGCCGGTGCCGATTTTGTTTACGTAAAAAACTGGTCGGCTTATGAGCCTTACGGTGCTGTGACCGGTGTACACCCCGAATGGATGCTGAACAATGAAAAATTGAAGGCAACCAACGATGCCAAAGTGATGCATTGCTTGCCTGTTCGCCGTAACCTCGAGCTATCTGACGAGATATTGGACGGACCTAATTCCATCGTGATACATGAAGCAGGTAACCGTGTTTGGGCAGCCCAAGTGGTGCTAAAACAGTTGCTGCAAACTTTATAA
- the argC gene encoding N-acetyl-gamma-glutamyl-phosphate reductase, whose translation MANIKAGIIGGAGYTGGELLRILINHPQVDIAFVHSNSNAGNYIYEVHTDLFGDTEMQFSGELLHDIDVLFLCVGHGDARKFLEANPFPESVKIIDLSQDFRLKDKSTIDSRRFVYGLPELNREAIIQANNIANPGCFATCLQLGLLPLAASNNLNAEVHITATTGSTGAGQSLAATSHFTWRNNNASVYKAFDHQHLNEIGESLTQLQPAFDKPVNFIPYRGDFTRGIIASIYLDSELTAEDAVKLYSDYYAAHPFTHVTTRNIDLKQIVNTNKCFIQVQKKGNKLFIISIMDNLLKGASGQAVQNMNLIFGLDETLGLKLKAVAF comes from the coding sequence ATGGCTAACATAAAAGCAGGTATTATTGGGGGTGCAGGTTATACCGGGGGCGAGTTATTGCGCATTCTGATAAATCACCCGCAGGTTGATATTGCCTTTGTACATAGCAACAGCAACGCGGGTAACTATATTTACGAGGTACACACCGATTTATTCGGTGATACAGAGATGCAGTTCAGCGGCGAATTATTACACGATATTGATGTGTTGTTTTTATGCGTTGGTCACGGCGATGCCCGCAAATTTCTGGAAGCTAATCCGTTTCCCGAAAGTGTAAAAATTATTGACCTGAGCCAGGATTTCAGGCTGAAAGATAAATCAACTATTGATTCGCGCCGGTTTGTTTATGGTTTGCCCGAATTGAATCGCGAAGCTATTATACAAGCTAATAACATTGCCAATCCGGGTTGTTTTGCTACTTGTTTACAGTTAGGTTTATTGCCGTTAGCGGCAAGCAATAATCTGAATGCCGAGGTTCATATAACAGCTACTACCGGTTCTACAGGTGCAGGTCAGAGTTTGGCGGCTACGTCGCATTTTACCTGGCGTAATAATAACGCCTCGGTTTACAAAGCGTTTGATCACCAGCATTTAAATGAAATTGGCGAATCGCTGACGCAGTTACAGCCGGCTTTTGATAAGCCGGTTAACTTTATTCCGTACCGGGGCGATTTTACCCGAGGTATCATAGCCTCGATATATTTGGACAGCGAACTAACCGCCGAGGATGCGGTGAAGTTATACAGCGATTATTACGCCGCTCACCCGTTCACCCACGTAACCACACGCAACATCGACCTGAAGCAAATTGTGAATACCAATAAATGCTTCATCCAGGTGCAAAAAAAGGGAAATAAGTTATTCATTATCAGTATTATGGATAATCTGTTGAAGGGCGCATCGGGTCAGGCGGTACAGAATATGAATTTGATTTTTGGGCTGGATGAAACTTTAGGCTTGAAACTTAAAGCGGTAGCTTTTTAA